TCCCTTTGCATCTCCCCGGCCCTGACCTGGTCTAAGATCAAGTGATGCTTTTCAGCTAACTTCTCCACGACCTTGACCGAGTTATAGGGAGAACCTGCCTGGCCAAGCCATTTCCTGGCATCGGCAATACGTTCCTCTAGTGTTTTCTTTCTTTCTTGCCAGGCTGTGGCCTCCGCGTCACTGACTTCATCTAGTACCCGATCTTTTTCGCTAGGGTAGCGTCCAGCTAAAAAGGCACCACTAGCAAAGCTAGCTGCTATCACAGCCAATGCTGCTAGGACCAATACTACACCGGAAAGAGCACCAAATTGATTGTATTTCATTCTTACCCATCCTATTCGGAGATTTTAGCTACAATCGTAAATTTAATGGTCGGCAAGCTCCAACTTAAGTCTCGGGCCGCACTCTTCAAATCAACCTCCCTAAATTCTTGGCAGGACGTCATTTGGTCTTCTAAGGTACCCAGTAAGTCCCAGGAGCCGCAAAAGCCACGAAACAGAACTTCTCCATCAGAGCTCATTTCTAACTCAGTAATCCAGGCGCCACTGGGTAGGCTGTCCTCTATGGCCTTAAGCACTGAACTATAATCCGAGCCACGAGGTTTTAACTTATCTAAGGCTCTATACTCCGCCTCCAGGCGCCTAGTTTCTTGCTGTAACATCTCCACTTCCGCTCCCGGGGAAGAGGCAGTCAAAGCCCCAGCACCACCAGCCTGCTTCCCGTATAGCCAGCCCAAAAGAGCAGGTACGGTCACAAGCACAATCGACAGCAAGATATACAGCCCTTGA
This window of the Clostridia bacterium genome carries:
- a CDS encoding PilN domain-containing protein, whose product is MKKEINLLPAAMRSRRIGNQGLYILLSIVLVTVPALLGWLYGKQAGGAGALTASSPGAEVEMLQQETRRLEAEYRALDKLKPRGSDYSSVLKAIEDSLPSGAWITELEMSSDGEVLFRGFCGSWDLLGTLEDQMTSCQEFREVDLKSAARDLSWSLPTIKFTIVAKISE